A genome region from Thermomonospora amylolytica includes the following:
- a CDS encoding MFS transporter, whose amino-acid sequence MVEGIDRRRPRVRAAGEANQWWLVIAAALAVFMASVDMSIVNVALPAIEHDLEVATSMAEWVVLAYLLPLAGLALPSGRWLDGVGRRPALLFSLTGFAVASVAAGLAPGLAWLIGARLVQGTFGALLFSLVPALATTAVGPQARGRAMGLITTLGPLGLISGPGLGGVIVDVLGWPWIFFVNVPVSVLVMAVGLRTLPPTTPLRVPDRRWFIESALLSAAVAALLLALSFTAGGGPEWMLLALLAVPLLALWLRMPTSSAVRGLFRTPGEVGPHVALASAATAIGTVFFMTPFFMQRELGESVSAAGATILLFPAGMAMMGPVGGFLGDWWGPRRTAVLGAVVFTVGLALLLPLDGSWSPADLAWRLFVAGCGNGLFNAPNMAMAMTHAPQWLLATTGSSTSLARTLGFALGPALATLVWSLASYEPAGMRGAITVATALSALSVIALVRTPAPRAPVAAPGRRAVGDAVT is encoded by the coding sequence ATGGTCGAGGGGATTGATCGTCGCCGCCCCCGGGTGCGGGCCGCCGGGGAGGCGAACCAGTGGTGGCTGGTGATCGCCGCCGCGCTGGCGGTGTTCATGGCGTCGGTGGACATGAGCATCGTCAATGTCGCGCTGCCGGCGATCGAGCATGACCTGGAGGTCGCCACCAGCATGGCCGAGTGGGTCGTGCTGGCCTATCTGCTGCCACTGGCCGGCTTGGCGCTGCCGAGCGGGCGCTGGCTGGACGGTGTCGGGCGGCGCCCGGCGCTGCTGTTCTCGCTCACCGGCTTCGCCGTCGCGAGCGTCGCGGCGGGCCTTGCTCCCGGCCTGGCCTGGCTGATCGGTGCGCGCCTGGTCCAGGGGACCTTCGGTGCGCTGCTGTTCTCGCTGGTTCCGGCGTTGGCCACGACGGCCGTCGGGCCGCAGGCGCGCGGCCGCGCGATGGGGCTGATCACCACCCTCGGCCCGCTTGGACTGATCAGCGGGCCGGGGCTGGGCGGCGTGATCGTCGACGTGCTGGGCTGGCCGTGGATCTTCTTCGTCAACGTCCCGGTGAGCGTCCTGGTCATGGCGGTCGGACTGCGCACACTGCCGCCCACCACCCCGTTGCGGGTACCCGATCGTCGGTGGTTCATCGAATCTGCGCTGCTCAGCGCAGCTGTCGCCGCGCTCCTGCTCGCCCTGTCCTTCACTGCCGGCGGGGGGCCGGAATGGATGCTGCTCGCGCTGCTTGCGGTGCCGTTGCTCGCGCTCTGGCTACGCATGCCCACCAGCAGCGCCGTGCGTGGTCTCTTCCGCACGCCAGGGGAGGTCGGACCGCATGTTGCGCTGGCCTCGGCCGCAACGGCCATCGGCACCGTGTTCTTCATGACCCCCTTCTTCATGCAACGCGAGCTCGGGGAGTCGGTGTCGGCCGCCGGCGCCACCATCCTGCTCTTTCCCGCCGGCATGGCGATGATGGGACCGGTCGGCGGCTTTCTGGGTGACTGGTGGGGTCCCCGCAGGACCGCCGTCCTGGGCGCCGTGGTGTTCACCGTCGGCTTGGCCCTTCTCCTGCCCCTGGACGGCTCATGGAGCCCCGCGGATCTGGCGTGGCGGCTCTTCGTGGCCGGCTGCGGTAACGGCCTGTTCAACGCCCCCAACATGGCGATGGCGATGACGCATGCGCCGCAGTGGTTGCTGGCGACCACCGGTTCCTCCACCAGCCTGGCCCGCACGCTGGGGTTCGCCCTGGGCCCGGCCCTGGCCACGCTGGTGTGGTCGCTCGCCTCCTATGAGCCTGCGGGGATGCGGGGAGCCATCACCGTGGCCACGGCGCTCAGCGCGTTGTCGGTCATCGCCTTGGTGCGCACGCCGGCACCCCGCGCGCCGGTGGCGGCCCCCGGCCGCCGCGCCGTGGGCGACGCTGTCACCTGA
- a CDS encoding arsenate reductase/protein-tyrosine-phosphatase family protein, whose translation MTPSGQAALPPFVRLVAHPMRWRLLSELARSDLRVRELVALVDQPQNLVSYHLRLLRSGGLVTARRSSFDGRDSYYHLDLERFGDGLAAAGAALHPALHLVPAQPAIALEDTAPSVLFTCTGNSARSPIAEALLRHRTGGRVQVTSAGSHPKPQLHPDAVRVLREQYGIDIAGRRPRHLDTLTGRRFDYVISLCDKVREVCPDFGDHPRRIHWSIPDPAAEPVTARDTEPAGHSTLARTAAEIDTRIRYLLPQLAHPPREARP comes from the coding sequence ATGACGCCGTCCGGTCAAGCCGCCCTACCGCCGTTCGTCCGGCTGGTCGCCCACCCGATGCGCTGGCGGCTGCTGAGCGAGCTGGCACGCAGCGATCTGCGCGTGCGGGAACTGGTCGCCCTGGTCGACCAGCCACAGAACCTGGTCTCCTACCATCTGCGGCTGCTGCGCTCGGGCGGGCTGGTCACCGCGCGGCGCAGCAGCTTCGACGGCCGCGACAGCTACTACCACCTGGACCTGGAGCGCTTCGGCGACGGACTGGCCGCCGCCGGTGCCGCTCTGCACCCCGCGCTCCACCTGGTCCCCGCCCAGCCGGCGATCGCGCTCGAAGACACCGCGCCTTCGGTGCTGTTCACCTGTACCGGCAACAGCGCCCGCTCACCGATCGCCGAGGCCCTGCTGCGCCACCGCACCGGCGGCCGCGTCCAAGTGACCAGCGCCGGCAGCCATCCCAAACCGCAGCTACACCCGGACGCTGTACGGGTGCTGCGCGAGCAGTACGGCATCGACATCGCCGGCCGGCGTCCGCGGCATCTGGACACGCTCACCGGCCGCCGCTTCGACTACGTGATCAGCCTGTGCGACAAGGTCCGCGAAGTCTGCCCCGACTTCGGCGACCACCCCCGGCGGATCCACTGGAGCATCCCCGACCCCGCCGCCGAGCCGGTCACGGCCCGTGACACCGAGCCGGCCGGCCACTCCACCCTCGCTCGCACCGCCGCGGAGATCGACACCCGCATCCGCTACCTGTTGCCCCAGCTCGCCCACCCGCCACGGGAGGCCCGGCCATGA
- a CDS encoding VOC family protein gives MTAPDQLAGVRYLVDDVQAAIDFYTTHLGFTVRTSAAPAFADVVRGPLRLLLSGPASSGARATPDPAVPGRNRIHLIVDDLDTEIDRLRTAGLTFHSDVVAGPGGRQILLTDPAGNLIELFEPTSHPAATPPAGA, from the coding sequence ATGACCGCACCCGACCAGCTCGCCGGCGTCCGCTACCTCGTCGACGACGTCCAGGCCGCCATCGACTTCTACACCACCCACCTGGGCTTCACGGTCCGCACCAGCGCCGCGCCCGCCTTCGCCGACGTGGTGCGCGGGCCGCTGCGGCTGCTGCTGTCCGGGCCGGCCAGCTCCGGCGCCCGCGCCACCCCCGACCCGGCCGTCCCCGGCCGCAACCGCATCCACCTCATCGTCGACGACCTCGACACCGAGATCGACAGGCTCCGCACCGCCGGACTGACCTTCCACAGTGACGTCGTCGCCGGCCCCGGCGGACGCCAGATTCTGCTCACCGACCCCGCCGGCAACCTCATCGAACTGTTCGAACCCACCTCCCACCCGGCCGCGACCCCACCGGCTGGAGCCTGA
- a CDS encoding DHA2 family efflux MFS transporter permease subunit, whose amino-acid sequence MSISSAPPAARRWWALALIALAQFMVIMDTSIIGVALPRIQADLGFSQENLSWVFNAYVVAFGGLLLLGGRLSDLFGARRLFGAGWLILLVGSAVAGAAGSVAVELTGRAVQGVGAALIAPSALTLLMMLFGSDPRELTKALALYGAAAPAGGTAGVFLGGVITEYVSWPWVFYINIPIAALALVAAPALMPSGGTGARGSIDVIGALTVTLGLGTLVYAIVRAPEVGWASVQTWAVLAAGVVLLAIFLAVQAARREPLMPLSIFRTPNLGAANLAQLLLGGAWIPMWFFLNLYLQQVLGYSAFPSGAALLPMTVLIMIGMIALAPRAIGRFGPKAMTVTGLVVLAAGMGWLSFIRPDGTFWADVLPASLVAALGMSLAFIPSLGTAISSARPEEGGLASGIVNTSYQVGSALGLAAMTAVAASAGADELGNLPALTDGFSAAFLGAGLIALAGAVLAATTLRSARPEPQPQAPAERPAARDAAAGR is encoded by the coding sequence ATGTCCATCTCGTCGGCTCCGCCGGCCGCCCGCCGGTGGTGGGCGCTGGCGCTCATCGCCCTGGCCCAGTTCATGGTGATCATGGACACCTCGATCATCGGGGTGGCGCTGCCCCGGATCCAGGCCGACCTGGGGTTCTCCCAGGAGAACCTGTCGTGGGTGTTCAACGCCTATGTCGTCGCCTTCGGCGGCCTGCTGCTGCTCGGCGGCCGGCTGTCGGACCTGTTCGGGGCCCGCCGGCTGTTCGGCGCCGGCTGGCTGATCCTGCTCGTCGGCTCGGCGGTGGCCGGGGCCGCCGGGAGCGTGGCGGTCGAACTGACCGGCCGCGCGGTGCAGGGCGTCGGCGCCGCCCTCATCGCTCCCTCGGCGCTGACCCTGCTGATGATGCTGTTCGGGTCCGACCCCCGCGAGCTCACCAAGGCCCTGGCCCTGTACGGCGCGGCGGCCCCGGCCGGCGGCACCGCCGGGGTGTTCCTGGGCGGCGTGATCACCGAGTACGTGTCCTGGCCGTGGGTGTTCTACATCAACATCCCCATCGCCGCCCTGGCGCTGGTCGCCGCGCCGGCGCTGATGCCCTCCGGCGGCACCGGGGCCCGCGGCTCGATCGACGTGATCGGCGCGCTGACCGTCACCCTGGGTCTGGGCACCCTGGTGTACGCGATCGTGCGGGCCCCCGAGGTCGGCTGGGCCTCGGTGCAGACCTGGGCCGTGCTGGCCGCCGGCGTGGTGCTGCTGGCGATCTTCCTGGCGGTCCAGGCGGCCCGCCGCGAGCCGCTGATGCCGCTGTCGATCTTCCGCACCCCGAACCTGGGCGCGGCCAACCTGGCCCAGCTCCTGCTCGGCGGCGCGTGGATCCCGATGTGGTTCTTCCTGAACCTGTACCTGCAGCAGGTGCTGGGCTACAGCGCCTTCCCGTCCGGCGCGGCGCTGCTGCCGATGACCGTCCTGATCATGATCGGGATGATCGCCCTGGCCCCGCGCGCCATCGGCCGGTTCGGTCCCAAGGCGATGACCGTGACCGGGCTGGTGGTGCTGGCGGCGGGCATGGGCTGGCTGTCGTTCATCCGCCCCGACGGGACGTTCTGGGCCGACGTCCTGCCGGCCTCGCTGGTGGCGGCGCTGGGCATGTCGCTGGCCTTCATCCCCTCGCTGGGCACCGCGATCTCCTCGGCCCGTCCCGAGGAGGGCGGCCTGGCCTCCGGGATCGTCAACACCAGCTACCAGGTCGGCTCCGCGCTGGGCCTGGCCGCGATGACCGCCGTCGCCGCCTCGGCCGGCGCCGACGAGCTGGGGAACCTGCCCGCCCTCACCGACGGGTTCTCCGCCGCCTTCCTCGGCGCCGGCCTCATCGCCCTCGCCGGCGCGGTCCTGGCCGCGACGACCCTGCGCTCTGCGCGCCCCGAGCCGCAGCCGCAGGCCCCGGCCGAGCGCCCGGCCGCCCGCGACGCGGCCGCGGGCCGCTGA
- a CDS encoding carboxymuconolactone decarboxylase family protein yields MPNLPALTPHDAPGKSRDILSDIIGRHGSAGVMVRTMANSPALLQGYLDLSRAMKRAKIPRALSEKISLAVQERLGCALCLAAHTEAGRAAGLTDTDIALARQGTATDARQAALVAFAVRVLTEPAFLTGDDVAALRGHGWSDRIIAEVVGLVSLNLLTGAFNLVAGLEPTTEHATSPADR; encoded by the coding sequence ATGCCGAACCTGCCGGCGCTCACCCCCCACGACGCACCGGGCAAGTCCCGCGACATCCTCAGCGACATCATCGGCCGCCACGGCTCGGCCGGCGTCATGGTCCGCACCATGGCCAACTCCCCCGCCCTGCTGCAGGGCTACCTCGACCTGTCCCGGGCGATGAAGCGCGCCAAGATCCCCCGCGCGCTGAGCGAGAAGATCTCCCTGGCCGTCCAGGAACGGCTCGGCTGCGCCCTCTGCCTGGCCGCCCACACCGAGGCGGGCCGAGCCGCCGGACTGACCGACACCGACATCGCCCTGGCCCGGCAGGGCACCGCGACCGACGCCCGCCAGGCGGCGCTCGTGGCCTTCGCGGTCCGCGTGCTCACCGAACCGGCCTTTCTCACCGGCGACGACGTGGCCGCCCTCCGGGGCCACGGCTGGAGCGACCGCATCATCGCCGAGGTCGTCGGCCTGGTCAGCCTCAACCTCCTCACCGGCGCCTTCAACCTCGTCGCCGGCCTGGAGCCCACCACGGAGCATGCGACCTCTCCAGCCGACCGGTGA
- a CDS encoding transposase family protein: protein MSLSSAVVLSCDHQIREAGTTGNLTCLSTFAHVFSTRPARHVRVNPAGRQDARPGPRRRMSMPGRFGIRLTRPSPGPANERCRFPRSQPPRVPPEGRPRLPTPRPDMNAEGYRSPRAAPGGTTFLISARSSAVRCSSVAGRRLGRPLAGADQRHDVLAPCGHPGAHQPGDRLLHRQGPSRRRRRHRYPLQTHKGRKLGKRKKLYNRHHAKIRALGERGAATLKGWHILRRARRSPSRMAAIVQAILALCHQAR, encoded by the coding sequence ATGTCTCTCTCCTCAGCGGTCGTGCTCTCTTGTGACCACCAAATTAGGGAGGCGGGTACGACGGGGAATCTGACGTGCTTAAGTACTTTCGCCCACGTCTTCAGTACACGGCCGGCTCGTCACGTCCGTGTGAACCCTGCCGGGCGTCAGGACGCCCGGCCCGGCCCGAGACGGCGTATGAGCATGCCCGGGAGATTCGGGATCCGGCTCACACGACCGTCACCCGGACCAGCGAACGAACGTTGCCGTTTCCCGCGGTCACAGCCACCGCGGGTCCCGCCGGAGGGCCGGCCTCGGTTGCCCACGCCGAGGCCGGACATGAACGCGGAGGGGTATCGGTCGCCGCGCGCCGCGCCCGGCGGCACCACCTTCTTGATTTCGGCGAGGTCGTCGGCGGTGAGGTGCAGCTCGGTCGCGGGGCGGCGCCTCGGCCGGCCGCTCGCGGGCGCCGACCAGCGGCACGATGTCCTCGCCCCGTGCGGCCACCCAGGCGCTCACCAGCCGGGCGATCGCCTGTTACACCGACAAGGCCCATCAAGGCGACGGCGGCGCCATCGGTACCCCCTGCAAACACACAAGGGCCGCAAGCTCGGCAAACGCAAAAAGCTCTACAACCGCCACCACGCCAAAATCCGCGCCTTGGGCGAACGTGGCGCCGCCACGCTCAAAGGCTGGCACATCCTGCGCAGGGCCCGCCGCTCACCCAGCCGCATGGCCGCCATCGTCCAAGCCATCCTCGCCCTCTGCCATCAGGCCAGATGA
- a CDS encoding nuclear transport factor 2 family protein, giving the protein MSDVNELVQRYLAAWNETDAAARRAVLAEVFAEDAVYTDPLVSVRGRDGLDATIAAVQGQFGGLVFSLGGAVDAHHDIARFTWHLGPEGAEPVVIGFDVAVIGEDGRISQVLGFLDKVPAGV; this is encoded by the coding sequence ATGAGCGACGTGAACGAGCTGGTCCAGCGCTACCTGGCCGCGTGGAACGAGACCGACGCCGCCGCGCGGCGGGCCGTTCTGGCGGAGGTCTTCGCCGAGGACGCGGTGTACACCGACCCGCTGGTCTCCGTTCGGGGCAGGGACGGGCTCGACGCCACCATCGCGGCGGTCCAGGGGCAGTTCGGCGGGCTGGTCTTCAGCCTCGGCGGCGCCGTGGACGCCCACCACGACATCGCGCGGTTCACCTGGCACCTGGGGCCTGAGGGCGCCGAGCCGGTCGTCATCGGCTTCGACGTCGCGGTGATCGGTGAAGACGGGCGGATCAGCCAGGTGCTCGGCTTCCTCGACAAGGTGCCGGCCGGAGTCTGA
- a CDS encoding DUF1330 domain-containing protein — MTAYVIAHLQDAAPHPEIADYIERIPATFEPYGGRFLVHVTQHEVKEGSWPGAVVVIGFPGIAEARAWWDSSAYQEIAPLRSRHIKGDIILVEGVPEDYDPASTAKAMREAMAAG; from the coding sequence ATGACCGCCTACGTCATAGCCCACCTGCAGGATGCCGCTCCGCATCCGGAGATCGCCGATTACATCGAGCGCATCCCCGCCACCTTCGAGCCGTACGGCGGCCGCTTCCTCGTGCACGTCACGCAGCACGAGGTCAAGGAGGGCAGTTGGCCCGGGGCCGTCGTGGTGATCGGCTTCCCCGGGATCGCCGAGGCGCGGGCCTGGTGGGACTCATCCGCTTACCAGGAGATCGCACCGCTGCGCTCGCGGCACATCAAGGGCGACATCATCCTGGTCGAAGGCGTCCCCGAGGACTACGACCCGGCTTCCACCGCCAAGGCGATGCGGGAGGCGATGGCCGCCGGGTAG
- a CDS encoding cupin domain-containing protein: MITPEQVLPGQTLSVDVDGVPPVELGPGVHVRMLPGMPGIRTWVIDLAPGAEWPDLDVHETYGEAYFVVSGELIEGDRTHGPGTYVAFGPKTSHRPRTETGVRAFGFNYDVTA, translated from the coding sequence ATGATCACACCGGAACAGGTGTTGCCTGGGCAAACGCTCTCCGTGGACGTCGATGGGGTCCCGCCGGTCGAGCTGGGGCCCGGTGTCCACGTACGGATGCTCCCGGGCATGCCGGGGATCAGGACATGGGTGATCGACCTCGCCCCGGGCGCCGAATGGCCGGACCTCGACGTCCACGAGACCTACGGCGAGGCGTACTTCGTCGTGAGCGGCGAACTCATCGAGGGCGACCGCACCCACGGCCCGGGCACCTACGTCGCCTTCGGCCCGAAGACCAGCCACCGGCCCCGTACCGAGACCGGCGTGCGCGCCTTCGGCTTCAACTACGACGTCACCGCCTGA
- a CDS encoding helix-turn-helix transcriptional regulator — translation MGAGELHGRKPEEDAIAELLAGARAGTSSALVLRGEPGIGKTALLDHAAAAAGDMRLLRGTGVEFEAELPFSGLQLLLRPALGSLAALPGPQRAALEAAVGLGPAAGSEPMLVGLAVLSLLAEHAAETGLLCLVDDAQWLDRASRDALLFAARRLHAEGVVMIFAARDGEGSFPAPGLAELRLSGLAPEAAAALLDRHPLAPAVRYRLLVEAGGNPLALLELPVALAAEGGSVFSPGALPLTGRLQLAFHGQVSRMPETCQSLLLVAAADETGELAVILRAAAALGATVEDLAPAERAGLVLRGDADGTTIRFRHPLIRAAVYQRAPIGQRLAVHRALAAALGSPEHADRRAWHLAAAATGPDEQAAAALERTAARARERSGHEAAAAAYERAARLSAEPDARAHREALAAEAALEAGDLERARAFGARAARRLDQDPAVNARIAQVRALADFWQGSYPAAHRLLLDGAEHVRDTDPGQAAMLLIQAVHTSWYLGERQLAATLDRLAALPLDDADPLAPVAPYLVHLDPGRSERPPPLGDTLAAVRRRGRAPDQALMILCGAALALGQDADAYELATELAAEHRARGGAGRLPTVLFFMAEGEVFTGRHRDALATATEALGLARDTGQRQWVSQFSSVLAYLDAARGEEEACRRNAEEGLAGATAGAISPGAPWAHWSLGLLDLGLGRAKAALARFERLTREPMRHHICAMRSTPDLVESAVRVGSPEHAAEPLARFERWAGAIRQPWADALVLRCRGLLAADDQAEEFYTAALELHDRDGRALEYARTALLYGEWLRRAQRKAEARGSLNDALEVFDRLGMRPWAERTRGELTATGVQHQGPGPTGGVAAGLTPQELQITRLAAQGLSNRDIAAQLFLSHRTVGYHLYKAYPKLGVASRSELKDLADRLGL, via the coding sequence ATGGGCGCGGGGGAGCTGCACGGAAGAAAGCCCGAAGAGGACGCGATCGCCGAACTGCTGGCGGGGGCCCGGGCGGGCACCAGCTCGGCGCTGGTGCTGCGCGGCGAGCCGGGCATCGGCAAGACGGCGTTGCTCGACCACGCCGCCGCGGCGGCCGGGGACATGCGGCTGCTCCGCGGCACGGGGGTCGAGTTCGAGGCGGAGCTGCCGTTCTCGGGGCTGCAGTTGTTGCTGCGCCCGGCGCTCGGATCCCTCGCCGCGCTGCCCGGTCCGCAGCGCGCGGCTCTGGAGGCGGCGGTCGGGCTCGGGCCCGCGGCCGGCTCCGAGCCGATGCTGGTGGGGCTTGCGGTGCTGTCCCTGCTGGCCGAGCACGCGGCCGAGACGGGGCTGCTGTGCCTGGTCGACGACGCGCAGTGGCTCGACCGGGCGTCGCGGGACGCGCTGCTGTTCGCCGCCCGGCGCCTGCACGCCGAGGGCGTGGTCATGATCTTCGCCGCCCGGGACGGTGAGGGATCCTTCCCCGCCCCCGGCCTTGCGGAGCTACGCCTGTCCGGGCTGGCCCCGGAGGCCGCCGCGGCCCTGCTCGACCGGCATCCGCTCGCGCCCGCCGTGCGTTACCGCCTGCTCGTCGAGGCCGGCGGCAACCCGCTGGCGCTGCTGGAGCTGCCGGTCGCCCTGGCCGCCGAAGGCGGCAGCGTGTTCTCGCCGGGGGCGCTCCCTCTCACCGGCCGCCTGCAACTGGCCTTCCACGGCCAGGTCAGCCGGATGCCGGAGACCTGCCAGAGCCTGCTGCTGGTGGCGGCGGCCGACGAGACCGGCGAGCTCGCCGTGATCCTGCGCGCCGCCGCCGCGCTGGGCGCGACCGTCGAGGACCTGGCTCCCGCCGAGCGGGCCGGCCTGGTGCTCCGCGGCGACGCCGACGGCACCACGATCCGCTTCCGCCATCCTCTGATCCGCGCCGCCGTCTACCAGCGGGCGCCGATCGGGCAGCGCCTCGCCGTCCATCGCGCCCTCGCCGCCGCCCTCGGCTCGCCCGAGCACGCCGACCGCAGGGCCTGGCATCTCGCGGCCGCCGCCACCGGACCCGACGAACAGGCCGCCGCCGCGCTGGAACGCACCGCCGCCCGCGCCCGCGAACGCAGCGGCCACGAAGCCGCCGCGGCGGCGTACGAACGGGCCGCCCGGCTGAGCGCCGAGCCCGACGCCAGGGCTCACCGCGAGGCCCTGGCCGCGGAGGCGGCGCTGGAGGCGGGCGATCTGGAGCGCGCCAGAGCCTTCGGGGCCCGCGCCGCCCGGCGGCTGGACCAGGACCCGGCAGTGAACGCGCGGATCGCCCAGGTGCGGGCGCTCGCGGACTTCTGGCAGGGCTCCTACCCCGCCGCCCACCGGTTGCTGCTCGACGGCGCCGAGCACGTCCGCGACACCGACCCGGGCCAGGCCGCCATGTTGCTGATCCAGGCCGTTCACACCTCCTGGTACCTGGGGGAACGGCAGCTCGCGGCAACGCTGGACCGGCTGGCCGCGCTGCCGTTGGACGATGCGGATCCACTCGCGCCGGTGGCGCCCTACCTCGTCCACCTCGACCCGGGCCGTTCCGAACGGCCGCCGCCGCTGGGCGACACCCTCGCGGCGGTGCGGCGGCGGGGCCGGGCCCCCGACCAGGCGTTGATGATCCTCTGCGGAGCGGCACTCGCGTTGGGCCAGGACGCCGACGCCTACGAGCTGGCGACCGAGCTCGCCGCCGAACACCGCGCCCGGGGCGGCGCCGGGCGGCTGCCGACGGTGCTGTTCTTCATGGCCGAGGGCGAGGTGTTCACCGGACGGCACCGGGACGCGCTCGCCACGGCGACCGAAGCCCTGGGGCTCGCCCGCGACACCGGCCAACGGCAGTGGGTCAGCCAGTTCAGCAGCGTGCTCGCCTACCTCGACGCGGCCCGGGGGGAGGAGGAGGCCTGCCGGCGCAACGCCGAGGAGGGACTGGCGGGGGCCACCGCCGGGGCCATCTCTCCCGGCGCGCCGTGGGCGCACTGGTCGCTCGGGCTGCTGGACCTCGGCCTCGGCCGCGCCAAGGCGGCGCTCGCCCGCTTCGAGCGCCTGACCCGCGAGCCGATGCGCCATCACATCTGCGCCATGCGCTCCACTCCCGACCTGGTGGAGTCCGCCGTACGGGTGGGGTCGCCGGAACACGCCGCCGAGCCTCTGGCGCGCTTCGAACGGTGGGCCGGGGCGATCCGGCAGCCGTGGGCCGACGCGCTCGTGCTGCGCTGCCGTGGCCTGCTCGCCGCCGACGACCAGGCCGAGGAGTTCTACACCGCGGCCCTCGAACTGCACGACCGGGACGGCCGCGCGCTGGAGTACGCCAGGACCGCGCTGCTCTACGGCGAGTGGCTGCGCAGAGCCCAGCGCAAGGCCGAGGCGCGCGGATCGTTGAACGACGCCCTGGAGGTCTTCGACCGGCTCGGCATGCGGCCGTGGGCCGAACGCACCCGCGGCGAGCTCACCGCGACCGGCGTCCAGCACCAGGGCCCCGGGCCCACCGGAGGCGTGGCCGCCGGCCTCACCCCGCAGGAACTGCAGATCACCCGGCTCGCCGCGCAGGGCCTGTCCAACCGCGACATCGCCGCGCAGCTCTTCCTCAGCCACCGGACGGTCGGCTACCACCTCTACAAGGCCTATCCCAAGCTCGGCGTCGCCTCCCGGAGCGAGCTCAAGGACCTCGCCGATCGACTCGGGCTGTGA
- a CDS encoding PAC2 family protein, which translates to MRNPEDLYELSGDLPQMSGPVLLYNLDGFVDAGSVAQLVREHLLDSLEHRVIARFDVDSLIDYRARRPPMVYDRDHWAEYDAPELVVHLVRDEAGSPFFYLTGPEPDRLWEGFVASVRSLIERLGVSLSVTFHGIPMGVPHTRPIGITPHATRPELITRSSMFDRVQVPGSAAALLEYRLGEAGHDAIGYAVHVPHYLAQAAYPTAAVAALDAVIASTGLVLPSDALREAAVRTEAEIAEQVAGNEEVLKVVRALEAQYDAFAGAAERESLLATEQEMPTAEELGAEFERFLAERRPDGPDPSL; encoded by the coding sequence GTGCGCAACCCTGAGGACCTGTACGAGCTGTCCGGCGACCTGCCGCAGATGTCGGGCCCCGTCCTGCTCTACAACCTGGACGGCTTCGTGGACGCGGGCTCGGTGGCCCAGCTGGTGCGCGAGCACCTGCTGGACTCGCTGGAGCACCGGGTGATCGCCCGCTTCGACGTCGACTCCCTGATCGACTACCGGGCCCGCCGCCCGCCGATGGTCTACGACCGCGACCACTGGGCCGAGTACGACGCCCCCGAGCTGGTCGTCCACCTGGTCCGCGACGAGGCCGGCAGCCCGTTCTTCTACCTCACCGGCCCCGAGCCCGACCGTCTGTGGGAGGGCTTCGTCGCCTCCGTCCGCTCCCTGATCGAACGGCTCGGCGTCAGCCTCTCGGTCACCTTCCACGGCATCCCGATGGGCGTCCCGCACACCCGCCCCATCGGCATCACCCCGCACGCCACCCGCCCCGAGCTGATCACCCGCAGTTCGATGTTCGACCGCGTCCAGGTCCCCGGCAGCGCCGCCGCCCTCCTGGAGTACCGCCTGGGCGAGGCCGGCCACGACGCCATCGGCTACGCCGTCCACGTCCCCCACTACCTGGCCCAGGCCGCCTATCCCACCGCCGCGGTCGCCGCCCTCGACGCCGTGATCGCCTCCACCGGCCTGGTCCTGCCGTCGGACGCCCTCCGCGAGGCCGCCGTCCGCACCGAGGCCGAGATCGCCGAGCAGGTCGCCGGCAACGAGGAGGTCCTCAAGGTCGTCCGCGCCCTGGAGGCCCAGTACGACGCCTTCGCCGGCGCCGCCGAACGCGAGAGCCTGCTGGCCACCGAGCAGGAGATGCCCACCGCCGAGGAACTCGGCGCCGAGTTCGAGCGCTTCCTGGCCGAACGCCGCCCCGACGGCCCCGACCCCTCCCTGTAG